In Caballeronia sp. Lep1P3, a single genomic region encodes these proteins:
- a CDS encoding substrate-binding domain-containing protein has product MKKLFHALSALTLAASAFGMSSLASAADKVILGVAIPTATHGFTGGIVWWANEAKKELEKAHPDLKIIVKTAAGAPEQANQLQDLVTVNKINALVIFPFESASLTQPVAQVKKKGVYVTVVDRGLTDTSAQDAYVAGDNTAFGKLPAEYLAKTLNGKGDIVALRGIPTTLDNERWAAFEGVMKQHPDIKILDAKYANWNRDDAFKVMQDYLTRFKHIDAVWAADDDMMIGVLKAIDQAHRTDIKEVFGGAGSKEAVKRIMDGDKLVKADVSYSPKFIYDAIKLTAEARLKGEKLPATTIIPSVLITKDNAKQFYFPNSPF; this is encoded by the coding sequence ATGAAGAAACTCTTTCACGCGCTTTCCGCGCTCACGCTTGCAGCGAGCGCATTCGGCATGAGTTCCCTCGCATCCGCCGCCGACAAGGTGATTCTCGGCGTCGCCATCCCGACGGCCACGCACGGCTTCACGGGCGGCATCGTCTGGTGGGCCAACGAGGCGAAGAAGGAGCTGGAGAAGGCGCATCCGGATCTCAAGATCATCGTGAAAACGGCGGCCGGCGCACCCGAGCAGGCGAACCAGTTGCAGGATCTCGTGACCGTCAACAAGATCAACGCGCTCGTGATCTTCCCGTTCGAATCGGCCTCGCTCACGCAGCCGGTCGCGCAGGTCAAGAAGAAGGGCGTGTATGTGACGGTGGTCGATCGCGGTCTCACCGACACCAGCGCGCAAGACGCCTACGTTGCGGGCGACAACACCGCGTTCGGCAAGCTGCCCGCCGAATATCTCGCGAAAACGCTGAACGGCAAGGGCGATATCGTCGCGCTGCGCGGCATTCCGACGACGCTCGACAACGAACGCTGGGCCGCGTTCGAAGGCGTGATGAAGCAGCATCCCGACATCAAGATTCTCGATGCGAAGTACGCGAACTGGAACCGCGACGACGCCTTCAAGGTGATGCAGGACTATCTCACGCGCTTCAAGCATATCGACGCGGTTTGGGCCGCCGACGACGACATGATGATCGGCGTGCTGAAGGCGATCGATCAGGCGCATCGCACGGATATCAAGGAAGTGTTCGGCGGCGCGGGATCGAAGGAAGCAGTCAAGCGCATCATGGATGGCGACAAGCTCGTGAAAGCCGACGTCTCGTACTCGCCGAAGTTCATCTACGACGCGATCAAGCTGACCGCCGAAGCGCGTCTCAAAGGCGAAAAGCTGCCGGCGACGACGATCATTCCTTCGGTGCTCATCACGAAGGACAACGCGAAGCAGTTCTATTTCCCGAACTCGCCGTTCTGA
- a CDS encoding sugar phosphate isomerase/epimerase: protein MKTIKGPAIFLAQFMGDAAPFDSLANLAAWARSLGYEGVQVPADPRLIDLEKAASSDAYCDDIRRTVEDAGVAITELSTHLQGQLIAVHPAYDTLFDGFAAPHVRGNPQARTQWAIAQLKHAAAASQRLGLTAHVTFSGALAWPYVYPWPQRPAGLVEAAFDELAKRWRPILDEFDRAGIDVCYELHPGEDMHDGVTFERFLAAVDDHPRANILFDPSHFVLQQLDYLAFIDIYHARIKAFHVKDAEFRPNGRQGVYGGYSGWVERAGRFRSLGDGQIDFKAIFSKMAQYDFAGWAVLEWECALKAPEDGAREGAMFIRDHIIRVAEHAFDDFAGSGASRDQLRGVLGIANEAGEKR, encoded by the coding sequence ATGAAGACCATCAAGGGCCCCGCGATCTTTCTCGCGCAGTTCATGGGCGATGCCGCGCCGTTCGATTCGCTCGCGAATCTCGCGGCGTGGGCGCGTTCGCTCGGTTACGAAGGCGTACAGGTGCCGGCTGATCCGCGTCTCATCGATCTGGAAAAGGCCGCATCGAGCGATGCCTATTGCGACGACATTCGCCGCACCGTCGAGGATGCGGGCGTCGCGATCACCGAATTGTCGACGCATCTGCAAGGGCAATTGATCGCGGTGCATCCCGCATACGACACGCTCTTCGATGGCTTCGCCGCGCCGCACGTGCGCGGCAACCCGCAAGCGCGCACTCAGTGGGCGATAGCGCAACTGAAGCACGCGGCGGCGGCGTCGCAGCGTCTTGGCCTCACGGCGCACGTCACGTTTTCGGGCGCGCTCGCGTGGCCGTATGTCTATCCGTGGCCGCAGCGTCCGGCGGGACTCGTCGAAGCCGCGTTCGACGAACTCGCGAAACGCTGGCGCCCGATTCTCGACGAGTTCGACCGCGCGGGCATCGACGTGTGCTACGAACTGCATCCCGGCGAGGACATGCACGACGGCGTGACCTTCGAGCGCTTTCTCGCCGCCGTGGACGATCATCCGCGCGCGAACATCCTCTTCGATCCGAGCCATTTCGTCTTGCAGCAACTCGACTATCTCGCGTTCATCGACATCTATCACGCGCGCATCAAGGCGTTTCATGTGAAGGACGCGGAGTTTCGGCCGAACGGACGACAAGGCGTGTACGGCGGCTACTCGGGATGGGTCGAGCGCGCGGGGCGCTTTCGTTCGCTCGGCGACGGGCAGATCGACTTCAAGGCGATCTTCTCGAAGATGGCGCAGTACGACTTCGCCGGCTGGGCCGTGCTCGAATGGGAATGCGCGCTGAAAGCACCGGAAGACGGCGCGCGCGAAGGCGCGATGTTCATCCGCGACCACATCATTCGCGTGGCGGAACATGCCTTCGACGACTTTGCCGGCAGCGGCGCGAGCCGCGACCAGTTGCGCGGCGTGCTCGGGATCGCGAACGAAGCGGGAGAGAAGCGATGA
- a CDS encoding Gfo/Idh/MocA family protein, producing the protein MKRVRLGMVGGGEGAFIGAVHRMAARLDDRYELLAGALSSDAARAASSAAAIGLARSYGDYREMARVEAGRSDGIEAVAIVTPNHLHAPIATAFLEAGIHVICDKPLAVSLDEGEALATLARDKGLVFAVTYTYTGYPLVRHARAMVRQGLLGDIRVVQVEYAQDWLSLPVETQANRQAVWRTDPSLAGPAGCLGDIGTHAYQLAEYVTGMRPAALSADVSTFVPGRRVDDHVQAMLRYASGARGMLWASQVAAGEENALRLRVYGTKAGLSFDQQAPNELWFTPVGGTSQRITRGRVQSPEALHATRVPAGHPEGYIEAFAQVYADAAACIASGTTRGDEWLTTVEDGVAGLRFVEGVLRSSGKNGAWTDLS; encoded by the coding sequence ATGAAGCGCGTGCGGCTCGGCATGGTCGGCGGCGGCGAGGGCGCGTTCATCGGCGCGGTGCATCGGATGGCGGCGCGCCTCGATGATCGCTACGAGCTGCTTGCGGGCGCGTTGTCGTCCGATGCGGCGCGGGCGGCGTCGAGCGCGGCGGCGATCGGACTTGCGCGCAGCTACGGCGATTATCGCGAGATGGCGCGCGTCGAGGCGGGGCGCTCCGACGGCATCGAAGCGGTGGCGATCGTCACGCCGAATCATCTGCATGCGCCGATTGCGACGGCGTTCCTCGAAGCGGGCATCCACGTTATCTGCGACAAGCCGCTCGCGGTATCGCTCGATGAAGGCGAGGCGCTGGCGACACTCGCGCGCGACAAAGGGCTTGTGTTCGCGGTGACGTACACGTACACCGGCTATCCGCTCGTGCGCCACGCGCGCGCGATGGTGCGGCAGGGCTTGCTCGGCGATATCCGCGTCGTGCAGGTCGAGTATGCGCAGGACTGGCTCTCGCTTCCTGTCGAGACGCAAGCGAATCGGCAGGCCGTGTGGCGCACGGATCCATCGCTCGCAGGCCCGGCGGGTTGTCTCGGCGACATCGGCACGCACGCGTATCAACTTGCGGAATACGTGACGGGCATGCGGCCCGCGGCGTTGTCGGCGGACGTGTCGACGTTCGTGCCGGGAAGACGCGTCGACGATCATGTTCAGGCGATGTTGCGCTACGCGAGCGGCGCGCGCGGGATGTTATGGGCGAGCCAGGTCGCGGCAGGTGAGGAGAATGCGCTTCGCTTGCGCGTCTATGGGACGAAGGCGGGTTTGTCGTTCGATCAGCAAGCGCCGAACGAACTGTGGTTCACGCCGGTCGGCGGGACGTCGCAGCGGATCACGCGCGGGCGCGTGCAAAGCCCCGAAGCGCTGCACGCGACGCGCGTGCCGGCGGGCCATCCAGAAGGGTATATCGAAGCGTTCGCGCAGGTTTATGCGGATGCGGCGGCGTGTATCGCGAGCGGAACGACGCGGGGGGATGAGTGGTTGACGACCGTCGAGGATGGGGTCGCGGGGTTGAGGTTCGTGGAGGGGGTGTTGCGGAGTAGTGGGAAGAATGGGGCGTGGACGGATTTATCCTGA
- a CDS encoding XRE family transcriptional regulator: MADARINPAMLTWARERSGIDGPILADKLGTPVARVAAWEAGERKPTFKQAKRIAEITHIPLGYLYLPAPPDEPLPLADFRTVADAPLKPLSPEFRDALNDVLRKQSWYREYRRLQRESPLPFIGRFGIRDSVAAIASDIKRVLAIGPADLTQSANWESYLRLLIERMEAVGVLVMRTGIVGNNTHRPLSVDEFRGFAIADDDAPVVFLNGKDAKAAQIFTLIHEAAHLWVGVSSVSNERLSAKQTSNVDVERFCNAVAAEFLVPEEAFRSRWTSHTEFTGQVRQIARELKVSNVVAARRAAELGLASRQEFDDFYLAERDRWAAMARKRAAGGNYYETSATRNSKRLTRAVLETALEGRMLLRDAGQLLGVNPSSLEKLAGSVYGEG, from the coding sequence ATGGCCGACGCACGAATCAATCCCGCAATGTTGACCTGGGCGCGGGAGCGCTCTGGCATTGACGGGCCGATCTTGGCCGACAAACTCGGAACGCCGGTTGCGAGGGTCGCCGCGTGGGAAGCAGGGGAAAGAAAGCCGACGTTCAAGCAGGCGAAGCGGATAGCTGAAATCACGCATATCCCGCTCGGTTACCTCTATCTGCCCGCGCCTCCAGACGAGCCATTGCCGCTCGCCGATTTCCGTACTGTCGCTGACGCTCCGTTGAAGCCGCTGAGCCCCGAGTTCCGTGACGCTCTGAACGACGTTCTGCGGAAGCAAAGCTGGTATCGCGAATACAGGAGGCTTCAGCGTGAGAGCCCGCTTCCGTTCATCGGGCGCTTCGGAATACGCGATTCCGTTGCCGCCATTGCAAGCGATATCAAGCGCGTCCTAGCCATCGGTCCCGCCGATCTTACGCAGAGCGCGAATTGGGAAAGCTACTTGCGTCTTCTAATAGAAAGAATGGAAGCGGTGGGCGTGCTCGTCATGCGAACGGGCATCGTTGGGAACAATACGCATCGTCCGCTTTCGGTCGACGAGTTTCGGGGCTTCGCAATCGCCGATGACGACGCGCCCGTCGTTTTCCTGAACGGCAAAGATGCGAAGGCGGCGCAGATTTTCACGCTCATTCACGAAGCTGCGCATCTATGGGTCGGCGTCAGCAGCGTATCGAATGAAAGACTGAGTGCCAAGCAGACAAGCAATGTCGACGTCGAACGATTTTGCAATGCGGTTGCGGCGGAGTTTCTCGTTCCCGAAGAAGCGTTCAGAAGCCGATGGACAAGCCACACTGAATTCACAGGGCAAGTTCGCCAGATAGCCAGGGAACTCAAGGTAAGCAATGTTGTAGCTGCTCGGCGTGCTGCTGAACTCGGACTCGCGAGCCGGCAAGAATTCGACGACTTCTACTTGGCTGAACGGGACAGGTGGGCTGCGATGGCCCGCAAGCGCGCCGCTGGCGGGAACTACTATGAAACATCGGCCACCCGGAACAGCAAGCGTCTGACTAGAGCGGTACTCGAGACAGCTCTCGAAGGGCGGATGTTATTGCGAGACGCCGGTCAGTTGCTTGGAGTAAATCCCTCGAGCCTTGAAAAGCTCGCAGGCAGTGTGTATGGAGAAGGCTGA
- a CDS encoding DUF4411 family protein produces MYLLDSNIFIEAQNRYYANDICPGFWEWLDDANRKGLVASISEVFDELAGRTDPLARWIKARQDTSWFLDVTDDATQSSFVEIIKHIEAAKQYSRPNKDQFLAGADPWLIAKARTMGWRLATHERFSEQSTKVKIPNVCRSFGVENCDTFEMLRELRISFGWARAA; encoded by the coding sequence ATGTACCTGCTGGACAGTAATATTTTTATCGAAGCACAGAATCGGTATTATGCGAACGATATTTGCCCAGGTTTCTGGGAATGGCTCGACGATGCGAACCGTAAGGGACTGGTCGCGAGTATCAGTGAAGTATTTGACGAGCTTGCTGGCAGGACAGACCCTCTTGCCCGCTGGATCAAAGCACGACAAGACACTAGCTGGTTTCTCGACGTAACAGACGACGCAACTCAATCTTCATTTGTTGAGATTATTAAGCACATCGAAGCAGCGAAGCAATATTCTCGGCCCAACAAAGACCAGTTCTTAGCTGGCGCAGACCCCTGGCTCATTGCCAAGGCGCGGACAATGGGCTGGAGGCTAGCAACCCACGAACGATTCAGCGAGCAATCGACTAAGGTGAAAATTCCAAACGTGTGCCGCAGTTTCGGTGTGGAGAACTGCGACACATTCGAGATGTTGCGTGAACTGCGAATCTCGTTTGGGTGGGCGCGCGCGGCTTGA
- the gndA gene encoding NADP-dependent phosphogluconate dehydrogenase, which produces MSKQAIGVVGLAVMGRNLALNIESRGHAVSVYNRSRAKTDELIAEQPDKKLVPTYTLEEFVQSLEKPRRILMMVKAGAGTDETIAALRPLLEKGDILIDGGNTHFTDTIRRNQDLAKSGLHFIGTGVSGGEEGALKGPSIMPGGQKEAYELVAPILHEIAAKAPDGEPCVAYMGPDGAGHFVKMVHNGIEYGDMQLIAESYDVLKRVAGLSNEELGKVYVEWNQGELDSYLIEITSKIFSKKDDETGHDLVDVILDRAAQKGTGKWTSQNALDLGAPLPLITEAVFARVLSSLKDQRVAASKVLSGPSPKFDGDRAAFIESVRRALYLSKIVSYAQGFAQLRAASDEYNWDLQYGQIAKIFRAGCIIRARFLQKITDAYETNPALANLLLDPYFSDIAANYQDALRDVVVAAVKAGIPVPAFSSAIAYFDAYRSERLPANLVQAQRDFFGAHTFERTDKAGSFHANWA; this is translated from the coding sequence ATGAGCAAACAAGCTATCGGCGTAGTCGGCCTCGCCGTCATGGGCCGCAATCTGGCCTTGAACATCGAGAGCCGCGGACACGCCGTTTCGGTCTACAACCGCAGCCGCGCCAAAACCGACGAACTGATTGCCGAACAGCCCGACAAGAAGCTCGTGCCGACCTACACGCTCGAAGAGTTCGTGCAATCGCTCGAAAAGCCGCGCCGCATTCTGATGATGGTGAAGGCGGGCGCGGGCACCGACGAAACCATCGCCGCGCTGCGTCCGCTACTCGAAAAAGGCGACATTCTCATCGACGGCGGCAACACGCATTTCACCGACACCATCCGCCGCAATCAGGACCTCGCGAAGTCGGGCCTGCATTTCATCGGCACGGGCGTGTCGGGCGGCGAGGAAGGCGCGCTGAAAGGTCCGTCGATCATGCCGGGCGGACAGAAGGAAGCCTACGAGCTCGTCGCGCCGATCCTGCACGAAATCGCGGCGAAAGCGCCGGACGGCGAGCCGTGCGTCGCGTACATGGGACCGGACGGCGCGGGCCACTTCGTGAAGATGGTGCACAACGGCATCGAGTACGGCGACATGCAGTTGATCGCGGAGAGCTACGACGTGCTCAAGCGCGTCGCGGGCCTCTCGAACGAGGAACTGGGCAAGGTCTACGTCGAGTGGAATCAGGGCGAACTGGACAGCTATCTGATCGAGATCACGTCGAAGATTTTCTCGAAGAAGGACGATGAAACGGGCCACGATCTCGTCGATGTCATTCTGGATCGCGCGGCGCAAAAGGGTACCGGCAAGTGGACGAGCCAGAACGCGCTCGATCTCGGCGCGCCGCTGCCGCTGATTACCGAAGCCGTGTTTGCGCGCGTGCTGTCGTCGCTGAAGGATCAGCGCGTGGCGGCGAGCAAGGTGTTGTCCGGACCGTCGCCGAAGTTCGACGGCGATCGCGCGGCGTTCATCGAATCGGTGCGGCGTGCGTTGTATCTGAGCAAGATCGTGTCGTATGCGCAGGGCTTCGCGCAGTTGCGCGCGGCATCGGACGAATACAACTGGGACTTGCAGTACGGCCAGATCGCGAAGATTTTCCGGGCGGGCTGCATCATCCGTGCGCGCTTTCTGCAGAAAATTACCGACGCCTACGAGACGAACCCGGCGCTCGCGAATCTGCTGCTCGATCCGTACTTTAGCGACATCGCGGCGAACTATCAGGACGCATTGCGCGACGTGGTCGTCGCTGCGGTGAAGGCGGGGATTCCGGTGCCGGCGTTTTCATCGGCGATTGCGTACTTCGACGCGTATCGCTCGGAACGGCTGCCCGCGAATCTGGTTCAGGCGCAGCGCGATTTCTTCGGCGCGCATACGTTCGAGCGGACGGACAAGGCGGGGAGTTTTCACGCGAACTGGGCGTGA
- the panE gene encoding 2-dehydropantoate 2-reductase, translating to MRILIVGAGAIGGYFGARLLEAGRDVTFLVRERRAARLREGGLKVRTPQGDLTFDDPPIVLAKDIGAPFDLVVLSCKAYDLQGAMDSFAPAVGPDTAILPLLNGMAHLDALDARFDPDNVLGGQCSIAATLNRDGDIVQMSNLHAMVFGDRKGGRPARIDAIAAQLGNARFDLTVSENVLQSMWDKWVFLATLATGTCLMRAPIRDILASPGGADVLQRLFGECLNIAAQNGYALSDAAVARGRSFFTDSESLMTASMLRDLESGAPIEADHIVGDLIARERAPLDGASLLKVAYAHLKAYEARRAREAQA from the coding sequence ATGCGGATTCTGATCGTGGGCGCGGGGGCCATCGGCGGATATTTCGGCGCGCGGCTGCTCGAAGCGGGCAGGGACGTGACCTTTCTCGTGCGCGAGCGTCGCGCGGCGCGGCTGCGCGAAGGCGGGCTCAAGGTGCGAACGCCGCAAGGCGATCTGACGTTCGACGACCCGCCCATCGTGCTCGCGAAGGACATCGGCGCGCCGTTCGACCTCGTCGTGCTGAGCTGCAAGGCCTACGATCTGCAAGGCGCGATGGATTCCTTCGCGCCCGCCGTCGGTCCCGATACGGCCATCCTGCCGCTTCTGAACGGCATGGCGCATCTCGATGCGCTCGACGCGCGCTTCGATCCCGACAACGTGCTCGGCGGCCAATGCTCGATTGCCGCGACGCTCAACCGCGACGGCGACATCGTGCAGATGAGCAACCTGCACGCGATGGTCTTCGGCGATCGCAAGGGCGGCCGTCCGGCGCGCATCGACGCCATCGCCGCGCAACTCGGCAACGCCCGCTTCGACTTGACCGTGAGCGAGAACGTCCTTCAGTCGATGTGGGACAAGTGGGTGTTTCTCGCGACGCTCGCGACGGGCACATGCCTCATGCGCGCGCCGATTCGCGACATTCTCGCTTCGCCCGGCGGCGCGGACGTGCTGCAGCGTCTCTTCGGCGAATGCCTGAACATCGCCGCGCAGAACGGCTATGCGCTGAGCGACGCGGCGGTTGCGCGCGGCCGCTCGTTCTTCACGGACAGCGAATCGCTCATGACCGCGTCGATGTTGCGCGATCTGGAAAGCGGCGCGCCGATCGAGGCGGATCACATCGTCGGCGATCTAATCGCGCGCGAGCGCGCTCCGCTCGATGGCGCGTCGCTGCTAAAAGTCGCGTATGCGCATCTGAAGGCATACGAGGCGCGGCGCGCGCGCGAAGCGCAGGCGTGA
- a CDS encoding chromate transporter: MQQDSSPRPTVAEIFTGFLTLGLTAFGGALPLARREIVERRKWLDADAFTDLLGLCQFLPGGNVINLSVALGMRFRGVPGALAGLLGLLVGPSLIVIALGVVYQRTHQDPRVAHLFAGLAAAAAGLLVAMSVKIMWPLRKKPEAAVVALVMFAAIALFRTPLLPSMLVLTPVSVLIAWKVRR; this comes from the coding sequence ATGCAACAGGACTCATCCCCCCGCCCGACCGTTGCCGAAATTTTCACCGGCTTTCTGACGCTCGGCCTCACCGCGTTCGGCGGCGCGCTGCCGCTTGCGCGCCGCGAAATCGTCGAGCGCCGCAAGTGGCTCGATGCCGACGCCTTCACCGATCTGCTCGGCCTCTGCCAGTTTCTGCCGGGCGGCAACGTCATCAACCTGTCGGTGGCGCTCGGCATGCGTTTTCGCGGCGTGCCGGGCGCGCTCGCGGGCCTGCTCGGGCTGCTCGTCGGGCCGTCGCTGATCGTGATCGCGCTTGGCGTCGTCTATCAGCGCACGCATCAGGACCCGCGCGTCGCGCATCTGTTCGCGGGGCTGGCGGCGGCTGCGGCGGGGCTGCTCGTCGCGATGTCCGTCAAGATCATGTGGCCGCTGCGCAAGAAGCCGGAAGCGGCGGTCGTCGCGCTCGTGATGTTCGCGGCCATCGCGCTGTTTCGCACGCCGCTTCTCCCGTCGATGCTCGTCTTAACGCCGGTTTCCGTGCTGATCGCCTGGAAGGTGCGCCGATGA
- a CDS encoding chromate transporter yields the protein MKDDLYSLAAIFSQLSLLAFGGGNTILPEMQRQVVQVHHWMTKADFSALFALAQAAPGPNMMVVTLIGWHVAGWPGVLVTSLAKFGPSSLVTIAALHAWERFKDRPWRRYIQLGLAPITVGLVAASALLIAEASDRTAALAGITAVVAALAYRTKLHPLWLLAGGALIGLTGFGQ from the coding sequence ATGAAAGACGATCTCTACTCGCTCGCCGCGATCTTCAGCCAGTTGTCGCTGCTCGCGTTCGGCGGCGGCAACACGATTCTTCCGGAGATGCAGCGGCAAGTCGTGCAGGTGCATCACTGGATGACGAAGGCGGATTTCTCCGCGCTCTTCGCGCTCGCGCAGGCCGCGCCGGGGCCGAACATGATGGTCGTCACGCTGATCGGCTGGCACGTCGCGGGATGGCCGGGCGTGCTCGTCACGTCGCTGGCGAAGTTCGGGCCGTCGTCGCTCGTGACCATCGCCGCGCTGCACGCGTGGGAGCGTTTCAAGGACCGTCCGTGGCGGCGATACATCCAGCTCGGACTCGCGCCGATCACGGTCGGGCTGGTCGCGGCGAGCGCGCTTCTGATCGCGGAGGCGTCGGACCGCACGGCGGCGCTGGCGGGCATCACGGCGGTCGTCGCGGCGCTCGCGTACCGGACGAAGCTGCATCCGCTGTGGCTGCTCGCGGGCGGCGCGTTGATCGGACTGACTGGCTTCGGGCAATAA
- a CDS encoding thioredoxin family protein → MTMTTEYAKTAPERSEVDAMTGPIVVEFGTDWCGFCRAAQPLIAQAFQAHRDVHHIKIEDGPGRPLGRSFRVKLWPTLVFMLGGKEVARLVRPGDVGEIRDALALIDEPLAQ, encoded by the coding sequence ATGACCATGACCACCGAATACGCGAAGACCGCGCCCGAACGCAGCGAAGTGGACGCGATGACCGGCCCGATCGTCGTCGAGTTCGGCACCGACTGGTGCGGCTTTTGCCGCGCCGCGCAGCCGCTCATCGCGCAGGCGTTCCAGGCGCATCGCGACGTGCATCACATCAAGATCGAGGATGGCCCCGGCCGGCCGCTCGGCCGCTCGTTTCGCGTGAAGCTCTGGCCGACGCTCGTTTTCATGCTCGGCGGCAAGGAAGTCGCGCGGCTCGTGCGTCCCGGCGATGTCGGGGAGATCCGCGACGCGCTCGCGCTGATCGACGAGCCGCTCGCCCAATGA
- a CDS encoding FadR/GntR family transcriptional regulator — MFEKIPPRALSDTVAQQLQKLIEAGSFAATGKLPSEAVLAQEFGVSRTVIREAVSRLKNEGMVEPRQGSGVFIVERAGIRPLRIDYAQAVEPGAVVQILALRRAIEAEVASEAAMHRTGAQMDAIDAALARIGDAVREGRDGVAEDVAFHREIANATGNPYFLKTLAFLNQYLEAGTLVTRGNEALREDFSRQVREEHAAIADAIRAGDPTAARNAAQAHLYNAARRLGQAGIR; from the coding sequence ATGTTCGAGAAAATCCCGCCTCGCGCGCTTTCCGACACGGTCGCGCAGCAATTGCAGAAGCTGATCGAGGCCGGCAGCTTTGCCGCCACCGGCAAGCTGCCGAGCGAAGCCGTGCTCGCGCAGGAATTCGGCGTGAGCCGCACGGTAATCCGCGAGGCCGTCTCGCGTCTCAAGAACGAAGGCATGGTCGAGCCGCGACAGGGCAGCGGCGTGTTCATCGTCGAGCGCGCGGGCATCCGGCCGCTGCGCATCGACTACGCGCAGGCCGTCGAGCCGGGCGCGGTCGTGCAGATTCTCGCGCTGCGCCGGGCGATCGAAGCCGAAGTTGCATCCGAAGCCGCGATGCATCGCACCGGCGCGCAGATGGACGCGATCGATGCCGCGCTCGCCCGCATCGGCGATGCCGTGCGCGAAGGCCGCGACGGCGTGGCCGAAGACGTCGCGTTTCATCGCGAGATCGCGAACGCGACGGGCAATCCGTATTTCCTGAAGACGCTCGCCTTTCTGAACCAATATCTGGAAGCCGGCACGCTCGTCACGCGCGGCAACGAAGCGCTGCGCGAGGATTTCTCGCGGCAGGTGCGCGAAGAGCACGCCGCCATCGCGGACGCGATCCGCGCGGGCGATCCCACGGCGGCGCGCAACGCGGCGCAAGCGCATCTCTATAACGCCGCGCGCCGTCTCGGGCAAGCCGGCATCCGCTAA
- the ltnD gene encoding L-threonate dehydrogenase gives MSRNVGVIGLGAMGMGVARSLLRAGFAVHACDVRRETLDAFAAEGGVACASPAELGGKCDVVVTLVVNAAQTQAVLFGENGALDAMKPGGVVLACATVAPDFAVSLAARIAEKGVLMLDAPVSGGAAKAASGEMTMMTSGPADAYAACEDVLAAIAGKVYRLGDAHGAGSKVKIINQLLAGVHIAAAAEAMALGLREGVDPDALYDVITHSAGNSWMFENRVPHILAGDYTPLSAVDIFVKDLGLVLDTARATKFPLPLSAAAHQMFMMASTAGHGGEDDSAVIRIFPGIDIPKGAK, from the coding sequence ATGTCAAGAAACGTGGGAGTCATCGGCCTGGGCGCAATGGGAATGGGCGTCGCGCGTTCGCTGTTGCGCGCGGGCTTCGCCGTCCATGCCTGCGACGTGCGCCGCGAAACGCTCGATGCATTCGCCGCGGAAGGCGGCGTCGCGTGCGCGTCGCCGGCGGAATTGGGCGGCAAGTGCGATGTCGTCGTGACGCTCGTCGTCAATGCGGCGCAGACGCAGGCCGTGCTCTTCGGCGAAAACGGCGCGCTCGACGCGATGAAACCCGGCGGCGTCGTGCTCGCGTGCGCGACCGTCGCGCCGGATTTCGCGGTGTCGCTCGCCGCGCGCATCGCGGAAAAAGGCGTGCTGATGCTCGATGCGCCCGTGTCCGGCGGCGCGGCGAAGGCGGCGAGCGGCGAAATGACGATGATGACCTCCGGCCCCGCCGACGCCTACGCCGCATGCGAAGACGTGCTGGCCGCGATCGCGGGCAAGGTCTACCGGCTCGGCGACGCGCACGGCGCGGGCTCGAAGGTGAAGATCATCAATCAGTTGCTCGCGGGCGTGCACATCGCGGCTGCGGCCGAGGCGATGGCGCTCGGCTTGCGCGAAGGCGTCGATCCGGACGCGCTCTACGATGTCATCACGCACAGCGCCGGCAACTCGTGGATGTTCGAGAACCGCGTGCCGCACATTCTCGCGGGCGACTACACGCCGCTTTCCGCCGTCGACATCTTCGTGAAAGACCTGGGCCTCGTGCTCGACACGGCGCGCGCGACGAAATTTCCGCTGCCGCTTTCGGCTGCGGCGCATCAGATGTTCATGATGGCGTCCACCGCCGGGCACGGCGGCGAGGACGATTCGGCGGTCATCAGGATTTTTCCGGGCATCGACATTCCGAAGGGAGCGAAATGA